In uncultured Bacteroides sp., the following proteins share a genomic window:
- a CDS encoding TolC family protein has product MKKKNIALLSLFLLSGLSISAQEVLTLEQCKKLALENNVKIRNARLEQSASNETKKEAFTNYFPVVSATGEGFNANKGIISLDLAGMSMSMLKNGVVGGVTATQPVFAGGKIVNGNKLAQLGTEVSGYQMKLSEDEVSVTAEQYYWQIVSLQEKMKTIQIVEKMLENLHKDVAAAYKAGTTNKNDVLRVELKQNEIASNKLKVENGLSISKLALCQYMGIASKDFVTDTAAFNSLASPLEYKVNHEETLRNRTEYKLLDKNVEANRLQTKMKIGEYMPQVAVGAGYMYNYLMDKNSSFGILYATVSVPISGWWGGSHAIKKQKLNEKMAENTKQNNSELLIIQMQQLWNDLEEAYKQVNLAEKSVQSSSENLRLNTDFYKAGTVALNDLLDAETLLQQSRDQNTEARVNYLVKKTKYLQATGR; this is encoded by the coding sequence ATGAAAAAGAAAAATATAGCACTCCTAAGTCTTTTCCTGCTGAGCGGATTAAGCATCTCTGCTCAAGAGGTACTCACGCTGGAACAATGCAAGAAACTGGCTTTGGAGAACAACGTAAAAATAAGAAATGCCCGATTGGAACAGAGCGCTTCCAATGAAACAAAGAAAGAGGCTTTCACAAACTATTTCCCTGTGGTGAGTGCCACAGGAGAAGGATTTAACGCCAATAAAGGAATAATTTCCCTTGATCTGGCGGGAATGAGCATGTCAATGCTAAAAAATGGAGTTGTTGGCGGGGTAACTGCCACACAGCCTGTCTTTGCCGGCGGAAAAATCGTAAATGGAAACAAACTGGCTCAGCTTGGCACTGAGGTAAGCGGATATCAGATGAAACTTTCCGAAGATGAAGTATCGGTTACTGCTGAGCAATATTATTGGCAAATTGTTTCCCTGCAAGAAAAGATGAAGACTATTCAGATAGTTGAGAAGATGCTTGAAAATCTGCACAAGGATGTTGCCGCTGCTTACAAAGCCGGAACAACGAACAAAAATGATGTGTTGAGAGTTGAACTTAAGCAAAACGAAATTGCAAGCAATAAGCTGAAAGTGGAAAATGGTCTTTCTATCTCAAAACTAGCCTTATGCCAGTATATGGGCATTGCATCAAAAGATTTTGTTACGGACACAGCTGCATTTAATTCTTTGGCATCTCCGCTGGAATATAAAGTAAACCACGAAGAGACATTGCGTAACCGTACAGAATATAAATTGCTGGATAAGAATGTAGAGGCTAATCGACTTCAGACAAAAATGAAAATCGGAGAATATATGCCTCAGGTTGCAGTTGGTGCGGGATATATGTATAATTATTTAATGGATAAAAATAGTAGCTTCGGCATTCTTTACGCCACAGTTTCGGTGCCAATATCTGGATGGTGGGGCGGTTCTCATGCCATAAAAAAGCAAAAGCTGAATGAGAAAATGGCGGAGAACACTAAGCAAAACAATAGCGAATTGCTTATTATTCAGATGCAGCAACTGTGGAATGATTTGGAAGAGGCATATAAACAAGTTAATCTGGCTGAGAAATCCGTACAATCATCTAGTGAAAACCTTCGGTTGAATACAGATTTCTACAAAGCCGGAACTGTTGCCTTGAATGATTTACTGGATGCTGAGACTCTTTTGCAACAAAGCAGGGATCAGAATACCGAAGCAAGGGTAAATTACCTGGTAAAGAAAACCAAGTATCTGCAAGCAACAGGAAGATAA
- a CDS encoding F0F1 ATP synthase subunit gamma — MASLKEVKGRIASVNSTRKITSAMKMVASAKLHRAQNSIVNMLPYEKKLHAMLTAFLSNEADIQSPYIATRPIKKVAIVAFSSNSSLCGAYNANVARQLNLMVEGYESTVGKENILIFAVGKKIAHEAKKEGLTIAGEFLEMADKPSYKDSFDLANNLMKLFADKEIDKVELLYHHFKNTASQILTRENYLPVDLSVEDEVTTDHQWALDYIFEPSKEALIATLIPQVLGLRLYTALLDSNASEHAARTMAMQIATDNANEIIQDLTVLYNKSRQQAITNELLDIIGGSFK, encoded by the coding sequence ATGGCATCACTAAAAGAAGTAAAAGGAAGAATAGCATCGGTTAACAGTACCAGAAAGATTACGTCTGCCATGAAAATGGTAGCTTCGGCTAAGTTGCACCGTGCGCAGAATTCTATCGTGAATATGCTTCCTTACGAGAAGAAGCTGCATGCCATGCTAACGGCTTTCCTCTCAAATGAAGCCGATATTCAATCACCTTACATTGCGACTCGTCCGATAAAAAAGGTAGCAATAGTTGCTTTCTCATCTAATTCATCTCTTTGCGGTGCCTACAATGCAAACGTGGCCCGCCAGTTAAATTTGATGGTGGAAGGATATGAATCTACAGTTGGCAAGGAAAATATTCTGATTTTTGCTGTGGGAAAGAAAATTGCTCACGAAGCAAAGAAAGAGGGTTTGACAATTGCCGGAGAATTTCTGGAGATGGCAGATAAACCTTCCTATAAGGATTCGTTTGACCTGGCTAATAATTTGATGAAGCTGTTCGCTGATAAAGAAATTGATAAGGTGGAACTGCTTTATCATCATTTTAAGAACACAGCTTCACAGATTCTGACTCGTGAGAATTACCTGCCTGTAGACTTATCTGTAGAAGATGAGGTAACAACTGATCACCAATGGGCTTTGGATTATATCTTTGAGCCATCAAAAGAGGCGCTGATTGCTACTTTGATTCCTCAGGTTCTTGGCTTGAGATTGTATACTGCGCTACTTGATTCAAATGCATCAGAGCATGCTGCACGTACAATGGCTATGCAGATTGCTACTGATAATGCTAATGAAATAATTCAGGATTTAACTGTATTGTACAATAAATCCCGTCAGCAGGCCATTACTAATGAGCTGCTTGATATTATCGGAGGTTCGTTTAAGTAG
- the atpA gene encoding F0F1 ATP synthase subunit alpha, with amino-acid sequence MSENIKASEVSEVLRMQLEGIDTSLQFDEVGTVLQVSDGVVRIYGLRNAEANELLEFDNGMKAIVMNLEEDNVGAVLLGPTDQIKEGYIVKRTKRIASINVGEGMLGRVINPLGEPLDGKGEISGERCEMPLERKAPGVIFRQPVNEPLQTGLKAVDAMIPIGRGQRELIIGDRQTGKTSIAIDTIINQRSNFEAGNPVYCIYVAIGQKGSTVATIVNTLKEKGAMDYTIVVSATASDPAAMQYFAPFAGAAIGEYFRDSGRHALVVYDDLSKQAVAYREVSLILRRPSGREAYPGDIFYLHSRLLERSAKIINQQEIACQMNDLPESMKGKVKGGGSLTALPIIETQAGDVSAYIPTNVISITDGQIFLDTDLFNQGNRPAINVGISVSRVGGNAQIKAMKKVAGTLKIDQAQYRELEAFTKFGGDMDPVTALTINKGQKNTRLLVQPQYTPMSVELQIAILYCGTHGLLKSVKLDKVHEFEKNFLLDLQNNHQQDVLDVLKTGVINDEVSAIIEKVAGSIAKVYSK; translated from the coding sequence ATGTCCGAAAATATAAAAGCAAGTGAAGTTTCCGAAGTGTTGCGTATGCAACTTGAAGGAATTGATACCAGCCTTCAGTTCGATGAAGTGGGGACAGTACTTCAAGTCAGTGACGGAGTAGTCCGTATCTATGGTCTGAGGAATGCTGAAGCTAACGAGCTGCTGGAGTTCGACAATGGCATGAAGGCTATTGTGATGAACCTTGAAGAAGACAATGTGGGAGCTGTGTTACTTGGCCCTACTGATCAGATAAAGGAAGGATATATAGTAAAACGTACCAAACGTATTGCATCTATCAACGTAGGTGAGGGCATGCTTGGACGTGTTATCAATCCGCTTGGTGAACCATTGGATGGTAAAGGTGAGATTTCTGGCGAACGTTGTGAAATGCCATTGGAACGTAAAGCTCCGGGTGTTATTTTCCGTCAGCCGGTAAACGAACCGCTACAAACAGGATTGAAAGCTGTAGATGCTATGATTCCTATTGGTCGCGGCCAGCGTGAGTTGATTATCGGTGACCGTCAGACAGGAAAGACCTCTATTGCCATTGATACTATTATCAATCAAAGAAGTAACTTTGAAGCAGGTAACCCCGTATATTGTATTTATGTTGCAATAGGACAAAAAGGTTCTACTGTTGCTACTATAGTAAATACGCTGAAGGAAAAAGGTGCAATGGATTATACAATTGTAGTTTCAGCTACAGCGTCTGATCCTGCTGCAATGCAATATTTCGCACCATTCGCCGGTGCTGCTATCGGTGAGTACTTCCGTGATAGCGGACGCCATGCTTTGGTTGTTTATGATGACTTGTCTAAACAGGCTGTTGCATATCGTGAGGTATCATTAATTCTTCGTCGTCCGTCAGGTCGTGAAGCATATCCGGGTGATATTTTCTATTTGCACTCTCGTTTGCTGGAGCGTTCGGCAAAGATTATCAATCAGCAAGAAATTGCATGCCAGATGAACGACCTTCCTGAAAGCATGAAAGGTAAAGTGAAAGGTGGAGGTTCTTTGACTGCTCTTCCAATCATTGAAACTCAGGCTGGTGACGTTTCTGCATATATCCCAACCAATGTAATTTCAATTACCGATGGTCAGATATTCCTTGATACCGACTTGTTCAATCAAGGTAACCGTCCTGCAATCAACGTAGGTATTTCTGTATCACGTGTAGGTGGTAACGCACAGATCAAGGCAATGAAGAAAGTTGCCGGTACATTGAAAATTGACCAGGCACAGTACCGTGAACTTGAAGCATTTACCAAGTTTGGTGGTGATATGGACCCTGTTACTGCACTTACCATCAATAAAGGACAAAAGAATACCCGTTTGCTGGTACAACCACAGTATACTCCAATGTCAGTTGAGCTACAAATTGCTATTCTGTATTGCGGAACACACGGTTTGTTGAAGTCAGTTAAGCTGGATAAGGTTCACGAATTTGAAAAGAACTTTTTATTAGATCTTCAGAATAACCACCAGCAAGATGTACTTGATGTATTGAAGACAGGTGTTATTAATGACGAAGTTTCTGCAATCATTGAAAAAGTAGCAGGATCTATTGCGAAAGTCTATAGTAAATAG
- a CDS encoding F0F1 ATP synthase subunit delta — translation MNTGIIPMRYAKALFAFAQDKSVEEKVYAEMSTLSQSFAEHSSLRTVLDNPVMKSKEKQKLIFTAAGTQVSDVFVRFIDLVLNQKREKHLQSIALMYQDLYRKAKFISIGSLVTASPLSTETESFMKKMLMKDKKGTLEFKTSVDPEILGGFIFGLDTYRLDASIATQLKRVKNQFMDKNRKSI, via the coding sequence ATGAATACAGGGATTATTCCAATGCGTTACGCTAAAGCGTTGTTTGCTTTTGCACAGGATAAAAGTGTGGAAGAGAAGGTCTATGCAGAGATGAGCACATTGTCTCAAAGCTTTGCTGAGCATTCTTCTCTGAGAACCGTACTTGATAATCCGGTGATGAAGAGCAAGGAAAAGCAGAAGCTGATATTCACTGCGGCCGGTACTCAGGTGAGCGATGTGTTTGTGCGTTTCATTGATTTGGTGTTGAATCAGAAAAGAGAAAAGCACCTGCAATCTATAGCTTTGATGTATCAGGATTTATACCGTAAAGCAAAATTTATCTCCATTGGGTCATTGGTAACAGCATCTCCTTTGAGTACTGAGACTGAGAGTTTCATGAAGAAAATGTTGATGAAGGACAAGAAAGGAACGCTGGAATTTAAAACTTCAGTTGATCCTGAAATTCTGGGTGGTTTTATTTTTGGTTTAGATACCTACCGTCTGGATGCTAGTATTGCAACGCAACTTAAACGGGTGAAGAACCAGTTTATGGATAAGAATAGAAAAAGTATATAA
- the atpF gene encoding F0F1 ATP synthase subunit B, giving the protein MSLLQPEFGLLFWMLLSFIIVFIILAKFGFPVITKMVEDRKLFIDKSLEAANTANEQLAGIKADGEAMLAEAREEQVKILNDAAAIREKIISEAKVSAQLEAKKQLDEVRLQIQAEKDEAIRDVRRQIAVLSVDIAEKVIRGSLKKDKEQMDMIDRLLDEVTVSKS; this is encoded by the coding sequence ATGTCATTATTACAACCTGAATTTGGGCTTCTGTTTTGGATGCTCCTCTCTTTCATAATAGTATTTATCATTCTGGCTAAGTTTGGTTTTCCTGTCATTACAAAGATGGTGGAAGATCGAAAGCTATTTATTGATAAATCACTGGAAGCTGCTAATACCGCAAACGAACAGTTGGCAGGTATTAAGGCTGATGGAGAGGCTATGCTTGCTGAAGCTCGTGAAGAACAGGTGAAAATCCTGAATGATGCAGCTGCAATTCGCGAAAAGATTATCAGCGAAGCAAAAGTTAGTGCACAACTGGAAGCTAAAAAACAATTAGACGAAGTAAGACTTCAGATACAGGCTGAGAAGGATGAAGCTATCCGTGACGTACGACGTCAGATAGCAGTTCTATCTGTCGATATTGCTGAAAAAGTGATTCGCGGCAGTCTGAAGAAAGACAAGGAACAGATGGATATGATCGATCGTTTGTTGGATGAAGTGACAGTCTCAAAATCGTAA
- the atpE gene encoding ATP synthase F0 subunit C: MLGTVLLQAAVAGIGLGKLGAAIGAGIAAVGAGIGIGKIGGSAMEAIARQPESAGDIRMNMIIIAALVEGVALFAVVVCFLALS; encoded by the coding sequence ATGTTAGGTACAGTATTATTACAAGCAGCAGTTGCTGGAATTGGATTAGGGAAATTAGGTGCAGCAATTGGTGCAGGTATCGCAGCAGTTGGTGCAGGTATTGGTATCGGTAAGATTGGTGGTTCTGCAATGGAAGCTATTGCACGCCAACCAGAATCAGCTGGCGATATTCGTATGAATATGATTATTATTGCAGCTTTGGTTGAAGGTGTTGCCTTGTTTGCTGTTGTTGTTTGTTTCTTAGCTTTATCATAA
- the atpB gene encoding F0F1 ATP synthase subunit A produces the protein MKSLKYNIRKLTWLLLFMLMPVLSASAAESEGNGKLDVTGIVLGHIGDSYEWHITTWGETHISIPLPVIVMGSNGQWHVFLSSEFHHSPTGEHEGFYIAKEGSFKDKIVEKSAAGAETRPLDLSITKTAFAIILNSILLCIMILSVARWAKRNPNQAPKGFAGFMEMFIMDINDNVIKTCIGKGYERFAPYLLTVFFFIFFNNLMGLIPIFPGGANVTGNIAITLTLACCTFLAVNIFGTKEYWKEIFWPDVPMALKPIMIPIEVVGIITKPFALMIRLFANMMAGHSVILSLVCLVFITAAMGPALNGSMTVLSVLFGIFMNILELLVAYIQAYVFTMLSAVFIGLSKVEPHHVK, from the coding sequence ATGAAAAGCTTAAAGTATAACATAAGAAAATTGACCTGGCTATTACTGTTTATGTTGATGCCTGTGTTGTCGGCCTCTGCTGCAGAGTCTGAAGGCAATGGTAAGTTAGATGTAACAGGTATTGTATTAGGTCATATCGGTGATTCTTATGAATGGCACATCACCACATGGGGAGAAACTCACATTTCCATTCCATTGCCAGTTATTGTAATGGGAAGCAATGGTCAGTGGCATGTATTTCTTTCATCTGAGTTCCATCATTCTCCTACAGGCGAACACGAAGGCTTTTATATAGCCAAAGAAGGAAGCTTTAAAGATAAGATAGTGGAAAAAAGTGCTGCTGGTGCAGAGACCAGACCTTTGGACTTATCCATTACTAAAACAGCTTTTGCCATTATTCTTAATAGTATTCTTCTTTGCATAATGATACTAAGCGTTGCTCGTTGGGCAAAGAGAAATCCAAATCAGGCTCCGAAAGGATTTGCCGGATTTATGGAGATGTTTATTATGGACATTAATGATAATGTCATAAAGACTTGTATAGGGAAAGGTTATGAGCGTTTTGCTCCGTATTTGCTTACCGTGTTTTTCTTTATATTCTTCAATAACTTAATGGGATTAATTCCAATATTCCCGGGAGGAGCAAACGTAACAGGAAACATTGCAATTACACTTACTTTAGCTTGTTGTACGTTCCTTGCTGTGAATATTTTCGGAACAAAAGAATACTGGAAAGAAATATTCTGGCCCGATGTGCCTATGGCTCTGAAGCCAATTATGATTCCAATTGAAGTAGTGGGTATTATTACAAAACCATTTGCATTGATGATTCGTCTTTTTGCAAATATGATGGCAGGACACTCCGTTATTCTTAGTCTTGTTTGTCTGGTATTTATTACCGCTGCGATGGGACCTGCACTGAATGGTTCGATGACAGTTTTATCTGTACTTTTTGGAATCTTTATGAACATTCTTGAACTTTTGGTTGCATACATCCAGGCGTATGTATTTACCATGCTTTCTGCAGTGTTTATTGGATTATCTAAAGTAGAACCTCATCACGTTAAATAA
- the atpC gene encoding ATP synthase F1 subunit epsilon encodes MKLEILSPERSLYNGDVDVVTLPGSLGRFTVLQDHAPLISSLNEGIIRIKPYEGEEVELSIKGGFIEVKQNIVTVCVEK; translated from the coding sequence ATGAAATTAGAAATATTATCACCTGAACGGTCTCTATACAATGGAGATGTAGATGTAGTAACCTTACCGGGCTCGCTTGGAAGGTTTACTGTGCTACAGGATCATGCCCCGTTAATTTCTTCCTTAAACGAAGGAATCATAAGGATTAAACCTTATGAAGGGGAAGAAGTGGAACTGTCAATAAAAGGAGGCTTTATAGAAGTCAAACAGAACATTGTGACTGTTTGCGTAGAAAAATAG
- the atpD gene encoding F0F1 ATP synthase subunit beta, producing the protein MSQIVGHISQVIGPVVDVFFESTGEKIQLPSIHDAMEIKRSNGKTLIVEVQQHIGENTVRSVAMDSTDGLQRGLEAVSLGSPITMPVGDQVKGRLMNVIGEAVDGMEKLNMTGSYPIHREPPRFDELTTSREVLFTGIKVIDLLEPYAKGGKIGLFGGAGVGKTVLIMELINNIAKKGNGFSVFAGVGERTREGNDLLREMIESGVIRYGEKFKESMAQGNWDLSLVDPEEMAKSQATLVYGQMNEPPGARASVALSGLTVAESFRDSGAADGVQKDILLFIDNIFRFTQAGSEVSALLGRMPSAVGYQPTLATEMGVMQERITSTKNGSITSVQAVYVPADDLTDPAPATTFSHLDATTVLSRKITELGIYPAVDPLESTSRILDPLVVGQEHYDTAQRVKQILQRNKELQDIIAILGMEELSDEDRLTVNRARRVQRFLSQPFTVAEQFTGVKGVIVSIEDTIKGFNMIMDGDVDYLPESAFLNVGTIEEAIEKGKKLLDQAK; encoded by the coding sequence ATGTCACAAATTGTAGGGCATATCTCACAAGTAATCGGTCCGGTAGTGGATGTGTTCTTTGAGAGTACGGGTGAAAAGATACAGTTGCCAAGCATTCACGATGCTATGGAAATTAAGCGTTCCAATGGTAAAACGCTTATTGTTGAAGTTCAACAACATATTGGTGAAAATACGGTTCGTTCAGTTGCGATGGATAGTACAGACGGATTACAGAGAGGGCTGGAAGCAGTTTCTTTGGGATCACCAATTACAATGCCTGTAGGAGATCAGGTAAAAGGACGCTTGATGAATGTTATTGGAGAAGCTGTTGATGGTATGGAAAAACTAAACATGACTGGCTCTTATCCTATTCATCGTGAACCTCCTAGATTTGATGAATTGACAACTTCCAGAGAAGTATTATTCACAGGTATTAAGGTCATTGACCTATTGGAACCTTACGCTAAAGGTGGTAAAATCGGATTGTTCGGTGGTGCCGGTGTAGGTAAAACAGTGTTGATTATGGAGCTGATCAATAACATTGCAAAGAAAGGAAATGGTTTCTCTGTATTTGCCGGTGTTGGAGAACGTACCCGTGAAGGTAATGACTTGCTTCGTGAAATGATTGAGTCTGGTGTTATTCGCTATGGTGAAAAGTTTAAAGAATCAATGGCTCAGGGAAACTGGGATTTATCTTTAGTAGATCCTGAAGAAATGGCCAAGTCACAGGCTACATTGGTTTATGGTCAGATGAACGAACCTCCGGGTGCACGTGCTTCTGTAGCTCTTTCCGGATTAACGGTTGCTGAGTCTTTCCGTGATTCTGGTGCTGCTGACGGAGTTCAAAAAGATATATTGTTATTTATCGATAATATTTTCCGTTTTACTCAGGCTGGTTCTGAAGTATCAGCTTTGTTGGGACGTATGCCTTCTGCTGTAGGATACCAACCTACACTGGCTACAGAAATGGGTGTTATGCAGGAACGTATTACTTCTACGAAAAATGGTTCTATCACTTCTGTTCAGGCTGTTTATGTGCCTGCTGATGACTTGACAGACCCTGCTCCGGCAACAACTTTCTCTCACTTGGATGCAACTACCGTACTTAGCCGTAAGATTACTGAGCTTGGTATTTATCCGGCTGTAGATCCATTGGAATCTACTTCTCGTATTCTTGATCCGCTTGTAGTTGGTCAGGAACACTATGATACAGCTCAACGAGTAAAACAGATTCTTCAACGTAACAAAGAACTTCAGGATATTATTGCAATCCTTGGTATGGAAGAGTTGTCAGACGAAGACCGTTTGACAGTAAACCGTGCCCGTCGTGTACAGCGTTTCTTGTCTCAACCATTTACAGTGGCTGAACAGTTTACCGGTGTTAAAGGGGTAATAGTTTCTATTGAAGATACAATTAAGGGATTCAATATGATTATGGATGGTGACGTTGATTACCTCCCAGAATCAGCTTTCCTGAATGTAGGTACAATTGAAGAAGCCATTGAAAAGGGTAAAAAACTGTTGGATCAGGCTAAGTAA
- a CDS encoding PspC domain-containing protein, translating to MKKTLTVNLGGTVFHIDEDAYHLLDKYLANLKMHFRKEVGADEIVKDMELRISELFTEKVNAGFQVISIDYVEEVIKRMGKPEELSDEDIKDEEKTSNETRQEPYSNKESDQAHRRFYRNPDDKILGGVASGLAAYMGWDPTLVRLLIFVLAFFGVGFIIPVYIVCWIVVPEAYTATEKLSMRGEKVTVENIGKTVTSGFEKVADGVNDYVNSGKPRTAIQKFGDAFVQIVGVFIKVILVLLAIVLCPVLFVLAIVFFALIVAAIGVLFGGGAALIHWFPLMDWGLAVSSPASAILVCVTGIALIGIPLAGIVYSIFSHLLDWKPMSGSVKLTLIILWVISLVASAILFPTITFPYWIDHGSVHIVGC from the coding sequence ATGAAAAAAACACTGACTGTGAATTTAGGAGGCACGGTTTTCCATATTGATGAAGACGCGTACCATTTGCTTGACAAATATCTTGCTAACCTTAAGATGCATTTCCGCAAAGAGGTGGGAGCTGATGAGATTGTGAAAGATATGGAACTCAGAATCTCGGAACTATTTACGGAAAAGGTAAATGCCGGATTTCAGGTGATATCTATTGATTATGTGGAAGAGGTTATCAAACGCATGGGAAAACCCGAGGAACTTTCAGATGAAGATATAAAGGATGAAGAGAAAACCAGCAATGAAACTCGTCAGGAACCATATAGTAATAAAGAGAGCGATCAGGCTCATCGTCGCTTTTACCGCAATCCGGATGATAAGATTCTTGGCGGTGTAGCATCAGGACTTGCTGCATATATGGGATGGGACCCAACTTTGGTTAGACTGCTCATCTTTGTTCTTGCATTCTTTGGCGTTGGATTTATTATACCTGTCTATATTGTTTGCTGGATTGTTGTTCCTGAAGCATATACAGCTACCGAAAAATTGTCTATGCGCGGAGAAAAGGTAACGGTTGAGAATATAGGCAAGACTGTGACAAGTGGTTTTGAAAAGGTGGCCGATGGAGTAAACGATTATGTGAACTCTGGAAAGCCACGTACGGCAATACAGAAGTTTGGCGATGCATTCGTACAAATAGTGGGAGTATTCATTAAAGTAATTCTGGTACTGCTTGCTATTGTTCTATGTCCGGTATTGTTTGTGTTGGCAATTGTTTTCTTTGCCTTGATAGTTGCTGCAATCGGAGTTCTTTTTGGCGGTGGAGCAGCTTTAATTCATTGGTTTCCTTTAATGGATTGGGGATTGGCGGTTTCGTCACCTGCCAGCGCAATATTAGTTTGTGTAACAGGCATAGCTCTGATAGGCATTCCATTGGCAGGAATAGTTTATTCTATATTCAGCCATCTTCTTGATTGGAAACCAATGTCTGGAAGCGTAAAGCTTACATTAATTATCCTGTGGGTAATCAGCCTTGTTGCTTCAGCCATTTTATTCCCCACTATAACATTCCCATACTGGATTGATCATGGCTCGGTTCATATTGTAGGATGCTAG
- a CDS encoding PadR family transcriptional regulator has translation MNVDNVKSQMRKGMLEYCILLLVHKKPSYASDIIQKLKEARLIVVEGTLYPLLTRLKNDDLLEYEWVESTQGPPRKYYKLTPKGEVFLGELELSWRELNETVNHIATNELIIK, from the coding sequence ATGAACGTAGACAATGTTAAATCACAAATGCGCAAAGGAATGCTTGAATATTGCATTCTGTTATTGGTGCATAAAAAGCCTTCTTATGCTTCTGATATCATTCAGAAACTCAAGGAAGCCAGGCTGATAGTTGTGGAAGGTACACTTTATCCGTTACTCACACGACTGAAGAACGATGATCTGCTGGAATATGAATGGGTAGAGTCAACACAAGGTCCTCCCCGGAAATATTATAAGCTAACACCTAAAGGAGAAGTATTCCTGGGCGAACTGGAATTGTCCTGGAGAGAACTGAATGAAACTGTAAATCATATTGCAACTAATGAATTGATTATAAAATGA